The Osmerus eperlanus unplaced genomic scaffold, fOsmEpe2.1 SCAFFOLD_717, whole genome shotgun sequence genomic sequence AGATTCCGGAGTGAGAACTCAGGAAAGAACGAGGCTCCATCCAGGGGAATACTTGCGAATAGGCCTTTTCGCTTTAAGAGCAACGTGCTTTTTTGGATTGTGGTGAATGAGCAGTGCTCCTCTTTTGAGCTTCGAAATAGTCTCTGACCGAACAGTATTTGCACAGTCACCTCTGCACGCCATGCCAAGCAATAGTTCCTCGGCCGAATTTTTTCCGAGACCAAAACAAGTCGAGCGGAGGTTTATTTTGGGAAGACAGGATGAAATTCTGCACACTCTGTAAACAAAGTGCCAACGCGTGAAGTTTGAAGCATTCTTTTTCACCGGTATGTGTTGAATGGAGCGCGTATACGGATGGGACTAAATTGACACATTTTTACGATTCGTAGTTATCTTTTTGTCTGCATTAATACTAGGACATGCCCCATTTTGCCCCAAGATGTCGATGGGAATGCCAGTTGAATTTGGAAAATGTCAAAACGTTGTGGTCGTAAACTCAAAAAAAGGATAAGAGATAggtacaaatgaatgaaaaggCTTAATCGTATTTTTGTTACACAAGAGTAAGTCTTAAACCCTTACCCATTTAACATTCTTTACACAACGTAGTACTTCACAGTGTTATGTAATACTCTGACCCGCACCGGCATTCTTTCCAATGAGGGAAACAGAGTGTGAAGAATTGGCCTGGGGTAGACAAGGCACTGGGTGAACCAACGTGCGTCAAAACAGACCGAGAAGGCAGGAGTTTGaggtaaaacaaaacaacaaaaaatgctGACGTCATGaggtaaaacaaaacaacaaaaaatctaCGAGCGGTCTCCATGCAATACTACACCGTTAATTTAGCCGAATTTCCAGGAGAGGACTTTCGTCAatttaatgttttattttattttttacagaatTTTTACTTTTCCACGAATTCTAGTAGAGTAACATACTGTGGCAAACATTGCCTTGCTTCTCCGGCTgcctttcttcaaaattgccattaaGTCCTTCATCATAGTCTAATCTTGCTTAAATTAAAAAGCAACATGGCGTCTCCCCAACATCAGCAACTGCTCCCTCACAACACAGAGGTGAGCTGTGACTCAAGCGGGGAAGGGGGCGTCTCCGTGCGGATAAGCAGCAGCAGTGTGAAGCACAAGCACGGCGCAGGGGCTCTGGGGTCAGTGGGGACCGGGTTCATAGGGGGGTCCAAGCACTGCAAGTACAGCATTTCCTCCAGCTGTAGCTCAGGGGAGTCCGGGGTCCGGAAGCCTGCGTCGAAGGGGGTCCGCTCCCAGAGGAGGATACCCCAGCTGTTTGAGAGGTCCGCGGGCCACTTCTGGGACCCCAAGTTCGACTCTCCGATCCTGGAGGAGGCGTGCAGGGAGCGCTGCTTCCCCCAGACCCAGCGGAGGTTCCGCTACGTGCTGTTCTACTTGGCCATCACCGGCACCCTCTGGGGGAGCTACTTCGCTGCCAACCCTGCTCGGTGCGACCGGACAGCCTTCCTGGCTCCCAcggcctccttcctcctcttcctcctcctcctcttcctcttgaccTTCACCCGCCTCTACGCCCGGTGCTACAACCAGGCCTCTCTGCTGCTCATCGTGGTGACCTTTGCCCTCACCCTTACGCCCCAAATCCAAACCTCCGGCTTCAGGGACCAGGGGAGTTGGCACgtcgaggacgaggaggagttcAGCGGCATGTGGCCCTGGTCCAACCACAGCTACGCCCCCTCCCCGGGTCACCCCTTGCCCCCTTGCCTCTCCCCCGTGGGGACCTTCTCCCTGTGCATAGAGgtgctcctcctgctctacAGCGTCCTCCACGTCCGCCTCTACGCCTCCgtcctgctgggcctgctgtaCTCCATCCTGTTCGAGGGGCTGGGCTGGCTGCACCTCGCCCGGGCGGAGCGGGGCTCCGACGGGGACTGGGACACCCTGGTCTGGCTGGGGCCGGCCAAGGCCCTGC encodes the following:
- the LOC134015858 gene encoding adenylate cyclase type 9-like, which produces MASPQHQQLLPHNTEVSCDSSGEGGVSVRISSSSVKHKHGAGALGSVGTGFIGGSKHCKYSISSSCSSGESGVRKPASKGVRSQRRIPQLFERSAGHFWDPKFDSPILEEACRERCFPQTQRRFRYVLFYLAITGTLWGSYFAANPARCDRTAFLAPTASFLLFLLLLFLLTFTRLYARCYNQASLLLIVVTFALTLTPQIQTSGFRDQGSWHVEDEEEFSGMWPWSNHSYAPSPGHPLPPCLSPVGTFSLCIEVLLLLYSVLHVRLYASVLLGLLYSILFEGLGWLHLARAERGSDGDWDTLVWLGPAKALLHLCAHAIGIHLFVMSEVRSRSTFLKVGQAIMHGKDLEVEKALKERMIHSVMPRRVADELMKQGDEEGGEGSVKRYSSGGAAAVISSPKSNKRKKTSIPRGQIIFRPFNMKRMEPVSILFADIVGFTKMSANKSAHALVGLLNDLFGRFDRLCEITCCEKISTLGDCYYCVAGCPEPRPDHAYCCVEMGLGMIQAIEQFCQEKREMVNMRVGVHTGTVLCGILGMKRFKFDVWSNDVNLANLMEQLGVAGKVHLSAATANFLDGRYLREDGRVTERVGQSVVVDQLKGRHSSA